In Equus przewalskii isolate Varuska chromosome 15, EquPr2, whole genome shotgun sequence, a single genomic region encodes these proteins:
- the LRRC2 gene encoding leucine-rich repeat-containing protein 2, producing MGHKVVVFDISVVRALWETRVKKHKAWQKKEAERLEKSALEKIKEEWNFVAECRRKGIPQAAYCKNGFVDTSVSLLEKIERNSLTRQSSLSKERDKRSSPFVFELSGEHWKEFPDELKEQTHLKEWHINNTLIQIIPTYIELFQAMRILDLPQNQISRLPVEIGRLKNLKELNVSFNRLKSIPLELGDCEKLEKLDCSGNLELTELPFELSNLKQVTFVDISANKFSSVPICVLRMSNLQWLDISNNNLNDLPQDIDRLEELQTFLLYKNKLTYLPYALLNLRKLTLMVVSGDHLVELPTALCESPTLKFISLMDNPIDNTQCQDGDEIIESERDRQHFDKEFMRAYIEDLKERDSVPSYTTKVSFSLQL from the exons ATGGGACATAAAGTGGTCGTATTCGACATTTCTGTCGTCAGAGCCTTATGGGAAACTCGTGTCAAGAAGCACAAAGCTTGgcagaagaaggaggcagaaaggcTCGAGAAAAGTGCACTGGAAAA GATAAAGGAGGAGTGGAACTTCGTGGCCGAGTGCAGGAGGAAAGGCATCCCCCAGGCCGCATACTGCAAGAATGGCTTCGTGGACACCAGCGTGAGCCTCCTGGAAAAGATCGAAAGGAACTCCCTCACGAGGCAGAGTTCACTTTCCAAGGAGAGAGACAAACGGAGCAGCCCGTTTGTGTTTGAACTTTCCGGGGAGCACTGGAAG GAGTTCCCAGATGAGTTGAAGGAGCAGACGCACCTCAAAGAATGGCACATAAACAATACCCTGATTCAAATCATTCCTACATATATTGAGCTGTTCCAAGCAATGAGAATTCTGGATCTGCCCCAAAACCAAATCTCCCGTCTTCCAGTTGAAATCG GTCGTTTGAAGAACCTAAAAGAACTCAATGTGAGTTTCAACCGTCTGAAGAGCATTCCTCTAGAACTGGGAGACTGTGAAAAGCTAGAGAAACTGGATTGTTCTGGAAATCTAGAATTAACGGAGCTCCCCTTTGaa TTAAGTAATTTGAAGCAAGTTACATTCGTAGATATCTCAGCAAACAAGTTTTCCAGCGTCCCGATCTGTGTCCTGCGGATGTCTAATTTGCAGTGGCTGGACATCAGCAACAATAACCTGAATGACCTGCCACAAGATATAGACAG GCTAGAAGAACTGCAGACCTTTCTCTTGTATAAGAACAAGCTGACCTATCTTCCCTATGCCTTGCTTAACCTAAGGAAGCTCACCTTGATGGTCGTCAGCGGGGACCATTTAGTGGAGCTCCCAACTGCCCTTTGTGAGTCACCCACTTTAAA ATTTATAAGCCTTATGGACAATCCTATTGATAATACCCAGTGTCAAGATGGTGACGAAATAATAGAAAGTGAACGAGACCGTCAACACTTTGATAAAGAATTTATGAGAGCCTATATTGAAGATCTTAAAGAAAGAG ATTCTGTTCCCAGCTATACCACCAAAGTATCTTTTAGTCTTCAGCTTTGA